A part of Microbulbifer salipaludis genomic DNA contains:
- a CDS encoding alkaline phosphatase family protein, with amino-acid sequence MHPVVALGLDSADSVAIERWVESGELPNIAKIYHAGKYCALRNYDWYRAETPWTTFLTGASPAATGYWSPIKYDASTYKTKLIHSFDFKKYRPFYAKMPGKKVAVFDMPQTAIDQSVDGIQVLAWGTHSGQTASVSEPPQLWDDIVQKYGPHPLLNNDGGNCYNYARMLQLFEDMKTGIQRRADACVDLIKNKQWDFFLTIFGESHVAGHYFWHLGNSHPINDFLMETAPRNLLLEAFKEIDTAIGRILEVMPRNARLMLFSAHGMGPNTMDLPSIVFLPEFLYRWNFPGKKAIGGVSPKLNKRSITQDFQKKYGMAGALWSTTKERGWLKNWIKRLVAPNTYRKIESHLSLNTLSDSILGPALLRESGRDEPFQCPNWYENLRPEMKAFSLPSFSEGYIRINLKGRDRNGIVSPDEYEELCNELIRELSELKDVATQAKLVDRVVKTRSNPEDTDPNLPDADLVVIWNEDVVSNHVACASIGEIGPVPFWRTGSHRANGFAVLYGDNTDDVAFRDSGHVIDLGETFITLVNGTPSGDTEGVSLVSTSAAAATAE; translated from the coding sequence ATGCATCCGGTTGTTGCCTTGGGGTTGGATTCTGCTGATTCAGTGGCCATTGAGCGCTGGGTTGAAAGTGGAGAACTGCCAAATATCGCCAAGATTTACCATGCAGGGAAATACTGTGCATTGCGAAATTATGACTGGTATCGCGCAGAAACCCCCTGGACCACGTTTCTTACCGGCGCTTCCCCTGCGGCTACGGGTTACTGGTCGCCTATTAAGTATGACGCTAGTACCTACAAAACGAAACTTATTCATAGTTTTGATTTTAAGAAATATCGTCCGTTTTACGCGAAGATGCCGGGCAAGAAAGTGGCAGTATTCGATATGCCACAGACCGCAATCGATCAGTCCGTGGATGGTATTCAGGTGTTGGCGTGGGGGACACATTCCGGCCAGACCGCTAGTGTTTCAGAGCCTCCGCAGCTTTGGGACGATATCGTTCAAAAGTACGGGCCCCACCCGCTGTTAAACAACGACGGCGGCAATTGCTATAACTACGCACGAATGTTGCAGCTCTTCGAAGACATGAAGACTGGTATTCAGCGTCGTGCTGATGCCTGTGTCGATCTCATCAAGAATAAGCAGTGGGATTTTTTCCTGACAATCTTTGGAGAAAGCCACGTGGCCGGACATTATTTCTGGCATCTCGGCAATAGCCATCCGATCAATGACTTTTTGATGGAAACGGCACCGCGAAATCTCCTTCTCGAGGCTTTCAAGGAGATCGATACAGCGATAGGCCGAATTCTTGAAGTAATGCCACGTAATGCTAGGCTCATGCTGTTCTCGGCCCATGGCATGGGGCCAAATACAATGGATCTTCCAAGTATCGTATTCCTGCCTGAATTCCTATACCGGTGGAACTTTCCTGGAAAGAAGGCAATTGGTGGGGTCTCGCCAAAATTAAATAAACGATCCATAACTCAGGATTTCCAAAAAAAATATGGGATGGCGGGCGCACTTTGGTCTACTACGAAGGAGAGGGGTTGGCTGAAAAATTGGATAAAACGTCTGGTAGCTCCGAACACATATCGGAAAATCGAGTCACATTTATCGCTTAATACCTTGTCCGATTCAATACTGGGTCCTGCGCTTTTGCGTGAATCCGGTCGCGATGAACCTTTTCAATGTCCCAATTGGTATGAGAATCTGCGCCCTGAAATGAAGGCCTTTTCACTTCCCAGTTTTTCGGAAGGCTATATCCGAATTAATCTGAAGGGTCGCGACCGCAATGGAATAGTTTCCCCAGATGAATACGAAGAACTCTGTAATGAGCTGATCCGGGAGCTTTCTGAATTAAAAGATGTGGCGACTCAGGCGAAATTGGTTGATCGAGTCGTTAAGACCCGAAGCAATCCAGAAGACACGGACCCCAATCTTCCGGATGCAGATCTGGTCGTTATTTGGAATGAAGATGTGGTGTCAAATCATGTAGCTTGTGCCTCCATTGGGGAAATTGGTCCGGTTCCCTTCTGGCGGACAGGGAGCCACCGTGCCAACGGATTTGCGGTTCTGTACGGCGATAACACGGATGATGTCGCTTTCCGCGATAGCGGGCATGTTATCGACCTTGGCGAAACCTTTATTACACTCGTCAATGGTACCCCAAGTGGCGATACGGAAGGTGTTTCTCTCGTCAGCACATCAGCGGCGGCGGCGACTGCGGAGTGA
- a CDS encoding glycosyltransferase yields MTDVAVILPVYNAGHYLDAAIRSVLNQTHADFTLCIIDDGSTDGSRRVLEKYAAQDARIRFRSRENKGLIDTLNELAGMIGARYLIRMDADDICEPQRFAELVGFMQANDDCVACGSEVLLIDPFDRPLRKMGEMWAHEEIDAAHLAGAGGAIIHPASIIRVSAFNSVGGYRKKYTHAEDIDLFLRLAEQGRLANIPLTLLRYRQHFSSVGYSNRLQQRRSTLNAIQDAYARRGIDGVIRYEPEDAEPVTERIVFSKWAWWALSAGHLATARHYATKVFAKNVFSLGSWKLIACVLRESLKPIHGSKPV; encoded by the coding sequence GTGACTGACGTTGCGGTGATTTTGCCGGTTTATAATGCCGGCCATTATCTGGATGCTGCAATTCGGAGCGTTCTGAACCAGACGCATGCGGATTTCACGTTGTGCATTATTGATGATGGCTCCACCGATGGCAGCCGTCGTGTGCTGGAAAAGTATGCGGCGCAAGACGCTCGTATCCGGTTTCGTTCACGTGAAAATAAAGGCTTGATTGATACCCTCAATGAATTGGCGGGAATGATAGGCGCCAGATACCTGATTCGGATGGATGCGGATGATATCTGCGAGCCTCAGCGCTTTGCGGAGCTCGTTGGGTTTATGCAGGCAAATGATGACTGCGTGGCGTGTGGCAGTGAGGTGTTGCTTATAGACCCCTTTGATCGTCCGCTCCGAAAAATGGGTGAGATGTGGGCTCATGAAGAAATTGATGCTGCACATCTTGCTGGTGCAGGAGGTGCCATCATTCATCCTGCAAGTATCATACGGGTGAGTGCATTTAATTCTGTTGGCGGCTATCGAAAAAAATATACTCACGCGGAGGACATCGACCTTTTTCTCCGGCTGGCGGAACAAGGTCGGCTTGCGAACATACCGTTGACGTTACTTCGTTACCGGCAGCACTTTAGTAGTGTCGGCTACTCGAATCGGTTGCAACAAAGGCGCTCGACACTTAATGCCATCCAGGATGCTTATGCGCGAAGGGGTATTGATGGGGTAATCCGGTATGAGCCAGAGGATGCGGAGCCTGTCACCGAGCGCATTGTGTTTTCAAAGTGGGCGTGGTGGGCACTGTCTGCTGGCCATTTGGCGACTGCCCGACACTATGCGACAAAGGTGTTCGCTAAAAATGTATTTTCACTGGGGTCATGGAAGCTCATCGCGTGCGTCCTCCGCGAGTCGCTGAAGCCAATACACGGTTCGAAGCCCGTGTAA